The following proteins come from a genomic window of Pseudomonas syringae:
- a CDS encoding DUF1302 domain-containing protein has product MTTTTLFWRRAKLPLAVSLASSLAGPAFGVTFNVGEIEGSFDSSLSVGASWSTASPNKNLIGANNGGRGLSQTSDDGHLNFKRGETFSKIFKGIHDLELKYGDTGVFLRGKYWYDFELKDENREFKDISDSGRKEGAKSSGFQLLDAFVYHNYSIADQPGAVRFGKQVISWGESTFIQGGINSVNPVDVSAFRRPGSEIKEGLIPVNMFYVSQNLTDNLSAEGFYQLEWDQTVVDNCGTFFSQPDVIADGCNSNLAVLRSRSGLNSSLAAAGLPAGARGAVFNSLSQQGVVFGNPDEGAVVRRGGDRDARDSGQFGFAMRYNYEPLDTEFGAYMMNYHSRAPIFSGRGGSAASFSPQGLVGSLVRNGIPVATATRLAPTLLPVVVAGNSSYYVEYPEDIRLYGLSFSTTLPTGTAWSGEISYRPNAPVQVNTTDILYSGISPLNPNVSLLSGRPNTDQPGYRRKEITQLQTTFTQFFDQVMGAERLTLVGEVGWTHVGGLESTSKIRYGRDPVYGPGPLPGGQCATLNAGTLTGAEQNNLTRYCEDDGFTTANSWGYRGRAIWDYNSVFAGINLRPSVAWSHDVKGYSPGPGGNFEEGRKAVSLGLDAEYQNTYTANLSYTNFFDGKYTTVDDRDFVALSFGMNF; this is encoded by the coding sequence CCAGCCCCAACAAGAACCTGATCGGCGCCAACAATGGCGGGCGGGGGCTTTCGCAGACGTCCGATGACGGTCACTTGAACTTCAAGCGTGGGGAGACGTTTTCGAAGATATTCAAGGGCATTCATGATCTGGAGCTGAAATACGGCGACACCGGTGTGTTTTTGCGTGGCAAATACTGGTACGACTTCGAACTCAAGGATGAAAACCGCGAGTTCAAGGACATCAGCGACTCGGGTCGCAAAGAGGGCGCCAAGTCGTCCGGGTTCCAGTTGCTCGACGCCTTCGTCTATCACAACTACTCGATCGCTGATCAGCCGGGCGCAGTGCGCTTCGGCAAGCAGGTCATCAGTTGGGGCGAAAGTACCTTCATCCAGGGCGGTATCAACAGCGTCAACCCGGTCGATGTCTCGGCCTTCCGGCGTCCAGGTTCGGAAATCAAGGAAGGCCTGATTCCGGTCAACATGTTCTACGTGTCGCAGAACCTGACCGACAACCTGTCTGCCGAGGGTTTCTACCAGCTCGAATGGGACCAGACCGTTGTCGATAACTGCGGCACCTTCTTTTCGCAGCCGGACGTGATCGCGGATGGCTGCAACAGCAACCTCGCGGTATTGCGCAGCCGCAGCGGCCTGAACAGTTCGCTGGCCGCCGCCGGTCTGCCGGCAGGTGCGCGCGGGGCGGTTTTCAACTCGCTGTCGCAGCAGGGCGTGGTGTTCGGCAACCCGGATGAGGGCGCGGTGGTACGTCGTGGCGGTGATCGCGATGCGCGTGACAGCGGCCAGTTCGGCTTCGCCATGCGTTACAACTACGAGCCGCTGGACACCGAGTTCGGCGCCTACATGATGAACTACCACAGCCGCGCGCCGATTTTCAGCGGCCGCGGTGGTTCGGCTGCATCGTTCAGTCCGCAAGGGCTGGTGGGATCGCTGGTTCGCAACGGGATTCCGGTCGCCACCGCTACACGACTTGCGCCAACGCTGCTTCCGGTCGTGGTGGCGGGCAACTCCAGTTACTACGTCGAATACCCCGAAGACATCCGTCTGTACGGTCTGAGCTTCTCGACCACCTTGCCCACCGGCACCGCCTGGAGCGGCGAGATCAGCTACCGTCCCAACGCGCCGGTTCAAGTCAACACCACTGACATCCTGTATTCGGGCATTTCGCCGCTCAACCCCAACGTGTCGCTGCTGAGCGGACGGCCGAACACCGACCAGCCGGGTTATCGCCGCAAGGAAATCACCCAGCTGCAAACCACGTTCACCCAGTTTTTCGATCAGGTCATGGGCGCAGAGCGTCTGACCCTGGTGGGCGAGGTGGGCTGGACCCACGTCGGTGGTCTCGAAAGCACGTCGAAAATCCGCTATGGCCGCGACCCGGTCTATGGTCCGGGTCCGCTGCCTGGTGGCCAGTGCGCGACCCTCAACGCCGGCACGCTGACTGGCGCAGAGCAGAACAACCTGACTCGCTATTGCGAAGACGACGGCTTTACCACGGCCAACTCGTGGGGTTATCGCGGTCGCGCCATCTGGGACTACAACAGCGTGTTTGCCGGGATCAACCTCAGGCCGAGTGTGGCCTGGTCGCATGACGTCAAAGGCTACTCACCCGGCCCGGGCGGCAACTTCGAAGAGGGGCGCAAGGCGGTCAGTCTGGGGCTTGATGCCGAGTACCAGAACACCTACACCGCGAACCTTTCCTACACCAATTTCTTCGACGGCAAGTACACCACGGTGGACGACCGGGATTTTGTAGCGCTCAGCTTCGGCATGAACTTCTAA